ctgggagggggAGCCGGTGCGCCACGCCCTGGGGGGCAGCCTGGGGGACCCCAGAGCCCGGGCCGTGTCCGTGCCCCTGGGCGGCCGCGTGGGGCGCTTTCTGCAGTGCCGTTTCCTCTTTGGGGGGCCGTGGCTGCTCTTCAGCGAAATCTCCTTCATCTCAGGTGAGCCCCTGGGTTCCCGGCTGACTCCGTTCCCGACCCCGCAGTGCCCCCCGAGGGTCCCTTCCTGGTGTGCTGTTCACCCAGGGCTGCCCAGAGTCCCAGGAGCTCCACTGCCCCCTTTGTGCCTGCCTGCCTAAGGCAGTGAGCAGCGTGCAATACTGGTTGTAAAACATGGCAGCGCGTCCGTGTCAGCTCAGCTTCTTCCAGAGCTTCCTGTGCCTGGGGCCCTTGGCCTGGCTTCCCCTCCTCTGCCCATAATTCAGCAAGGGAAGAGTTAACATCCACGGCAGCCAGGGACTCCCAGGACCCTGCCGGCGCCTGTCTGGTCAGCAGGCCAGTCTGAGCTTGTGTGCGCTGAGTGTCACCCTCTATCTGTCTCCCGCACGGAGTGCTTGCCTCCCTGGGGCTCCTCTGacacccccttccctcccttctccccagatGTGGTGAATGactcctcccaggccctgggaggcacctTCCCGCCCGCCCCCTGGTGGCCGCCGGGCCCACCGCCCACCAACTTCAGCAGCCTGGGTGAGCACCACGGGccagatgccccccccccccccccccgcaaaccTCCCCactgggggcaggtgctgctcctccccagggcctcccctccgtgggggtggggagcctccTGCGCGGCTGGCACTGACCCTTCTGCTTCTGCCAGAGCTGGAGCCGCGGGGCCAGCAGCCCGTGGCCAAGGCGGAGGGGAGCCCCACCGCCATCCTCATCGGCTGCCTGGTGGCCAtcatcctgctgctgctgctcatcATCGCCCTCATGCTGTGGCGGCTGCACTGGCGCAGGCTCCTGGGCAAGGTGGGCGCGGCCCGCCGGCAGGGCCCGGGCCGGGGGATCCCAGGGAGGGCGCTGGCTTCCCATCCTTGGgcctgcagggagaggcaggggcagtggatcccaggaggaggggcctggaAAGGGCAGCCTGGCAGGGACAGGGACCCCAGATGCAGCTGGTCTGGGGCTGctgaggtgggggagggcgggggaagGCCGGGGCAGTGAGCCTCCCGCCCTCCCCTTCTGCCAGGCCCCCTCTGGCCAGCCCTGCCGAGCCTGTTGTCGCCTGCTGAGTGTGGTGCGAGAAGAGCCAATAGGAGCCGCCTGGCGCTCCCAGGCCTGTGTGTTCTGGGTGGGGTTCAGCGCTGGCCACGGCATTAAGGCTGCTACTTACGGTGGTCAGATTTGGGTCGGAATCGCGTTGTGAGACATCAGGGAACTTGCGTCAGTGCTCTTGAGCTTCAGTTGCTTTACCCGTGAGATGGGAGCCCGTGGGAGCTACAGCTGTAGGCTTTCTGGGGGGACTAAACACAGGTGCAGCACTCAGCAGAGAGTCAGGAGGTGCGTGCTGAGCAGTGGCTGTGTTGACACGTCCCGTTCCCCGTACCAAGGCCGAGCGGCGGGTGTTGGAGGAGGAGCTGACGGTTCACCTCTCGGTCCCCGGCGACACCATCCTCATCAACAACCGCCCGGGGCCTCGGGAGCCACCCCCTTACCAAGAGCCCCGACCGCGTGGGAATCCACCTCACTCTGCCCCCTGTGTCCCCAATGGCTCTGGTAAGACCCACCTGTtccagctctgccctcccctctcctctcccattctcttctctctgtgtcttctctagTTTCAACTCCGTATTTCTGTGACCCAGGTCATCTCTGTCACTCCATGTCCCCACCACGGAGTCACCCTGTGTTACCCATCATCCCTAGTGGTCTcatcctgtctctgtctcctatATTTCTGTCTTCTCTGCTGTGCCCTCTTGTTGTGTCTTCTCGGCCCCTCTTTTACCCAGACTCGCTGTATTTATTCTGTCTGGTCCTCTGTCCATCCTCCGTCATCCAGCCATCTACGCTCAtatgtccatctgtccatcatcCACGCACCCATCCATCACCCACTTACCCATGCACCCATCCACATTCCAGTCATCTAGCCATTCTCCCCATCCATCCGTCTGGCACCCACTGATTCCTCCATCAGCCCACATTTCCATCAGTCATCCATccagctgcccctccctctgcaggTTCCCGTGTTATCCTGTCTTGGTCGCTGTCCCTTAGGGCATTCTTGCCATCAGCCCGGGTCTTGCCCTATCCCAGGTCTTCCTGTCTGTCTGGCCTCGAGTCTCATCCCTTCCCCGTGTCTCCCCCGCCTTCTCCCGACAGCGTTGCTGCTCTCCAATCCAGCCTACCGCCTCCTTCTGGCCACTTACGCCCGTCCCCCTCGAGGCCCGGGCCCCCCCACACCCGCCTGGGCCAAACCCACCAACACCCAGGGTAAGCCCCTCTGCCCCGGGCTCTGCCAGGCTCCCCATCCCTCTGATGGGGCCGGGAAAAGCCCGCAGCGCGCATTGCCTCTCCACTGTGGCCTCTTCTGCTCTCCCGAGCTCCGGGGCAGGAAGCTCTCGTCCCCTGAGCTCGCCGCCCCCGCCTCTTGCTGCTTTGCAAGGCCTCCCTAGAAAGCTTATGGGTCTCAGCTCCGTCCtgtcctgccccctgcccctctctgcgGCCCTCCTGAGCTAGAGATGAGACTGCCGCGTGGCCCCAGGCGCTCTCGTAACTCCCCGTTTATTCTCCCCTCTCTCTAGCGCTGCGAGGAGGAGGGCCTCCCACCCTGggcacctgccctctcccccCGTGTGTCCTCTCTCTGCAGGCCCAGAGGTGAAGGCTCACGCccccacccttctctctgtccctcctctcctctgtgttGCCTTCTCCCCGCGGCCGCTCCCCAGGGCTAAGAGGGGACGGCTCTGCTTCATTCCTGTCTGTGAACCACTTGTCGTGGGGGCCGCGAGGACctgttcccctccccccctccgtgTGCCCTGTCTCTGCTTGTCTTTGAGCTTGGTGTGTGGGGTCGGGAGGGCCTGGGTAACTGGGGCAGATATAACCGGGatgcaggggcagggagcaggggtgtggcggggtggaggggagagctggctggggaggaaggggctgtCGGGAGCAGGACAGGGGTGTGGAAGGAGGGTCGTGGATGGCTGGGCTGCGCTTCTTCAGCGGTGGGGGCGGAATTCCTCCGCCAGCCAGGCTGTGCTGGGAGAGCCCCGAGAGTAAGATGTGGAAGGGTTGGCTGCACCCTTTCCGTGCCATGAACACTGTCTCTGGCATTGCTAACTTGCTCCGTGCCAGGGCCTTCTCTGGCTCGAGGTGTCAGGGAAGAGCCAGGCAGGCCCAGCCTGCGGGTGGAGAGCTGCGCCCGCCTCAGGGCCTGTGCCTAATGCCTTCTCTCCCCTCGCTCCTGCAGCCTGCACCGGCCACTACATGGAGCCCGAGAAGCCGGGTGCCCCGcttctgcccccgcccccccagaaCAGCGTCCCCCATTACGCCGAGGCCGACATCGTCACCCTGCAGGGCGTCACCGGGGGCAACACGTACGCGGTGCCCGCGCTGCCGCCAGGGGCAGCTGCAGACGGGCCCCCCCGCGTGGATTTCCCCCGGTCACGGCTCCGTTTCAAGGAGAAGCTCGGCGAGGGCCAGTTTGGGGAGGTAAGGGGGACGCCGGCCCGACCGCCGCCAGCGTGTGACCCGGAGCCCACGCAGACCTCGTGAGCCTGGTGACCCCTATTCCCCAGGTGCACCTCTGTGAGGTGGAGAGCCCCCAGGACCTGGTCAGTCTCGATTTCCCCCTTCACGTGCGCAAGGGGCAACCCCTGCTGGTGGCTGTCAAGATCCTCCGGCCAGATGCCACCAAGAATGCCAGGTGAGGATCCGGTGTCCGGGGAAGGGGGTATGCGCGCTGGGCCGGGGGTGCGCGGCCTTTGGTCTTTGTGAGTGGAGTGCGGGGGGAGGTTCAGGCCAGCCTTCGGCGCTGCCCCCACCGTCTGACTGTTCTCTAGGAATGACTTCCTGAAAGAGGTGAAAATCATGTCTCGGCTCAAGGACCCAAACATCATCCGGCTGCTGGGCGTGTGTGTGCAGGACGACCCGCTCTGCATGATAACCGACTACATGGAGAACGGGGACCTGAACCAGTTCCTCAGTGCCCACCAGCTGGAGGACAAGGCGGCCGAGGGAGCCCCCGCGGACGGGGAGGCCGCCCAGGGGCCCACCATCAGGTACGGCCCTTCCCTGACACTGCCTCCCAAGTGGACCTCCTCCTCGCCCCTCATCCAGCcttagcagggagtggggagagccGGGGAGAGTCTCCTGGAAGGGGTCTGGAATAGGAACGTGTGGCCACCTTGGTCCAGGAAGTCCAGGAACTCAGCCAGCAAGGTTGCAGAttcctgtgggggagggggacgtGCCATGAATCCCTCTGCCCTCTCTCACCCTTGCTCCTGGGCCCAGGTTGATGAGCTCCTTGGGGTTGGTTGGCCCAGGCGGGTTGAGTTGGGAGCCTGCCTCTGGGTTTCCCTGGTGCTCCCCCGGTCTGGGCAGCGAGCCCCCCTAGCTCTCCTAGACGGGAATCTGTGAAGCAGGGAGAAGGCTGGGCTGCTCCCAAGTGACCCTCTGTCGTCGGCTCCCTTCCCCAGCTACCCGATGCTGCTGCACGTGGCGGCCCAGATCGCCTCGGGCATGCGCTATTTGGCCACCCTCAACTTTGTGCACCGCGACCTGGCCACGCGGAACTGCCTGgttggggaaaatttcaccatcAAAATCGCAGACTTTGGCATGAGCCGGAACCTCTATGCCGGGGACTATTACCGCGTGCAGGGCCGGGCGGTGCTGCCCATCCGGtggatggcctgggagtgcatccTCATGgtgagaggggcaggggcagggtacACGCATGAAGGCACTGGCGGCCACTCACAGCTCCCTGTGTCCCTCGGTCTctgcctgctctgggctgggGTTTCCTATCCTGCACAATGAATTAGTTTCCCTCTGGCTCAGGACTggagcaggcgggagggaagctggGCCCAAGAATGGGTGAGGGGCGCAGAGTCAGGGTGGCAGAGAGATTAGGGGGTCAGaggggggcaggtggggagaccGAGTCAGAACCAGAAAATGGGGGGCCGGCAGAGAGCAAGGGCatgggccagggcctgggagagTGCACCGGGGCTCAGGAAAACAAggcgggtggggagggggagaggagcaggcTCCCCAGGGAGCTGCGGATGGGCTGGGTGGACGGGCGCTTCCCGCAGCCTGACGTCGCCTTCTCCATGGGCAGGGCAAGTTCACGACTGCGAGTGACGTGTGGGCCTTTGGGGTGACGCTGTGGGAGGTGCTGATGctctgcagggcccagccctTCGGGCAGCTCACAGATGAGCAGGTCATCGAGAATGCGGGAGAGTTCTTCCGGGACCAGGGCCGGCAGGTGAGCACCTGGcgtggaggaggggagcaggtgtgcagggcAGGCCACGTGGAGACTAAAGCCCGTCCGCTCTCTGCCCCTTGGCCTCGCTGCCGCCCCTCGCAGGTGTACCTGTCTCGGCCGCCTGCCTGCCCGCAGGGCCTGTATGAGCTGATGCTCCAGTGTTGGAGCCGGGAGCCTGAGCAGCGCCCGCCCTTTGCCCAGCTGCATCGCTTCCTGGCCGAGGATGCGCTCAACACCGTGTGAACGTGTGCGGCAACATCCAGCCGCCCCTGCCTTCAGGGCGCCGCCCGCCCGGGGAAGCCGGCAGTGCCCCGATTTGCCACGCCACGCCTCAGAGAGGCAGTGTGGCCGCAGGGGGCTGGGCCTGCCCTTCCCCAGCTGGCCCCTCCTTCCCTAACGGCCTCTGTCGCCCACCCAGCTGGCCCTGACCACTTCCAGCCACCGTTGAGGGAGCGGTGGGGCAGAGGTAGGGCAGACACTGGACATGGCCGTTGGAGCACCTGGGCCGCACTGGACAACACTGGTTCTGGGGAGGTGGCTGTGCCCCCCCagcttctctcttcctgtcacacACTGGACCCCTCTGGCTGAGAATTCGGGGCAGGCGGTGAGGAGGACGAGAAGGGAAGACGATGGTCCCTTGAGCCCAGTCCTGGAGGTGCTCTCAGCTCTGGCTTCTTCCTCCGCCATCCCCTGCAACACTGAAGCTGGGGGCTGACCCCTGCCCCGGCCCTCAGTCCTCCCCCTTCCCACCTGCCATGTTGTAGCTAGAACTTCCCTACGCCTGTCCGTTTCTGTGGAGTAAATATTGGGGTTAGGGGGAAAGAGGAAACGATGGCCTGTGGCCTTTCGGGTTGGACATCTCTGTTGTAGTTGCCACATTGGTTTTTCTATAATCACTTGGGGTTTGTACATTTctggggggagagacacagattttTACACTAATATATGAACCTAGCTGAGGCAGTTTTAATCCCCTGCACTAGGCAGGTAATAATAAAGGTTGAGTTTTCCAGAGCTGTAAGTGGATTTCTGGGAGTGTTGGTAAAATccgcctcctgcccctccctcccaactcctatcctttcttcctcccctcccctgccttcccctcccctccccttcccgttCCATTTCCCACTGCCTGTTTTGCCCAGCATAGGGGTCTGTTTCTACAGAAATCATACATCCTTGCAaaggaagcctttttttttttaacagcttacCAAAATGATAAGAAATTATGAGAGTAACACGCTTCTGTTTAGTAACAAGATCTTGCAGCAGGTGTAATAACTACTGACATTTTCCAGACGGTAGTAAGCACGAATGGTATTCCGAGATTCCCACAATGAGGGTAGTGGCGTGTAAAAATTGCTATGGCATTTCTTAAGGACAAGTCACAGGAACCAGAAATACTGGGGTTTTGCCGCTATGTGTAGTAGAAGGAAATGCTGGATTTCAGGCGGAGGTTAGTAAAAATGGgggcatgttttcttttttcttgcctctcCGAGGGCCCTGGAGGCCAGGTGGAAGGTCCCTGGATTAGGCTAATTAGGTGTGCAGGTGACCCAAGGACTGTCTAAGGGGAGGCGGGAACCAGACTTGGAAGGAAGAGCCCCAGCCACCACGAGAGGCTTCCACAAGTTCAGTTTGGTTGGCAAAAACCAGCTGGAAGCCTCGGCCAAGGCAGAGCTGCCTTGCTGGCAGTTCATGTGAAACGAAGACGCTGGGGTTTCCGTGGGGGAAGTCACAGCTGGAAGACGAGGGTAAGCACAGAGATCATTTAACCTGAGGTTGAATTAGTAGGCCCTCGGGGCCCAGGTCGTGGACTTGAGTCCAGCTCAAACCTCCAGAGGTCAGACCATTGCGCCCTGTGGTCTGGTTAGAGTCCAGAGTAGtgagcctgcccctcccaggtcctGCAGCCGGCCGTCTGCCTTAAGCTCTAGACCTGTGCAACCCCCAGAGGCTCGTCTGAACCTCAGTCTTCGCAGGTCCAAACCCGCTCCTGCAGGGTCTCCTGACAGTGGCAGCAGTGTGCACCCAGCTGCACGAGCCATCGTCCCCGACATCCTGCTCTGTACCCCcactcagcaccagctctgccgATTCTCCCCCAGATCTCCCTGGAGCTCACTGCCACCCCCCCTGGAGCTCACCCCTCCAGGCCTTCCTGGCACGTGGCCTCTGCTATGCCTGGACCACAGCAGTGTCCTAGCTGGTCACTGTGGATCTGTTCCTGCTCCTCTGGTTTGCTCTTGGCCCTGCAACCAAAgcgatttttaagttttatttgaaaggcaggggcaacacacacacacacacacacacacgatgggGGTTGGGGGAGTAACCTtccgtctggttcactccccaaatgcctacaacagctcgTAGAAACCAAGAGgccagaaatccatctgggtgtcctgcgtgcatggcagggacccatcacttGCTGCTCCCAGGATACCCGTGAGCAGGAAGCGGAGTCCTGTGGGGGGAGTGACTCAGGTCCAGGCGCTCCAAAGCCGCATCCTAGCTGCTGTGCTCCAGTGCTGGAGCCggcagtgattttttaaaacagaaatctgATCCCACTCCTTTATTGGGACCCCTTTAATAACTTCTCAGTCTTAAAGAGCAGAATCTTCCTGGCCAGGCTGGTTCCCAGGCCCCTCTCCCGCAtcctccaccctctccctctTCGCTACACACCACTGACCTCTGAGTGACCCCCAACCGGCCACAGGGACTGACCCCCCCACGGGGAACAGCGCCCCCTGCAGTCTCCATCTGGTTAACTCCCGCTTGCCCTTCAGTCTCCCCAGTCCAGGTCCCATCCCCCACGGATGCTCTGAGCACACGGATGGCCTCTGTGTAGctctcatgggggggggggggcggcaatCGCACATCTGCTTGTCTATGCACCTTCCTCTCCCACCACCGTAAAGGGCACAAGGGCAAGTCCCTGGAACACAGGGCTCCGTAAATACTGGCTGAGAGAAGAACTGGATCAGCTGTCTGCAGGGCTAACCGAAGAGCGCCTGTGCAGAGAACTGGGATTAATGCATGGGGTTCCAGAAGATGAGAACAAGGACTGAGCCCACCACGGGCCAGACATTGTACTGACATATCCAGTATCATGGAGCACAGCGGTACAGGAAGTAGTTCCAATTATCTGCCATTCGCAGGGAAGAAAGCCGTCAGGCTGAGCAGCAGGTAGACAGCGAAACTCGTGCCGAGtgggcagctcctggcccccCGCTTCCTCCT
The sequence above is drawn from the Lepus europaeus isolate LE1 chromosome 3, mLepTim1.pri, whole genome shotgun sequence genome and encodes:
- the DDR1 gene encoding epithelial discoidin domain-containing receptor 1 isoform X1; translation: MPGGCRCVQIRALRRRQVERCCPHPRRPEASGAMGPGALSSLLVLLLLVATGDADMKGHFDPAKCRYALGMQDRTIPDSDISVSSSWSDSTAARHSRLESSDGDGAWCPAGPVFPKEEEYLQVDLRRLHLVALVGTQGRHAGGLGKEFSRSYRLRYSRDGHRWMDWKDRWGQEIISGNEDPDGVVLKDLGPPMVARLVRFYPRADRVMSVCLRVELYGCLWRDGLLSYTAPVGQTMYLSEAVHLNDSTYDGYTVSGLQYGGLGQLADGVVGLDDFRQSQELRVWPGYDYVGWSNQSFPSGYVEMEFEFDRLRAFQAMQVHCNNMHTLGARLPGGVECRFRRGPAVAWEGEPVRHALGGSLGDPRARAVSVPLGGRVGRFLQCRFLFGGPWLLFSEISFISDVVNDSSQALGGTFPPAPWWPPGPPPTNFSSLELEPRGQQPVAKAEGSPTAILIGCLVAIILLLLLIIALMLWRLHWRRLLGKAERRVLEEELTVHLSVPGDTILINNRPGPREPPPYQEPRPRGNPPHSAPCVPNGSALLLSNPAYRLLLATYARPPRGPGPPTPAWAKPTNTQACTGHYMEPEKPGAPLLPPPPQNSVPHYAEADIVTLQGVTGGNTYAVPALPPGAAADGPPRVDFPRSRLRFKEKLGEGQFGEVHLCEVESPQDLVSLDFPLHVRKGQPLLVAVKILRPDATKNARNDFLKEVKIMSRLKDPNIIRLLGVCVQDDPLCMITDYMENGDLNQFLSAHQLEDKAAEGAPADGEAAQGPTISYPMLLHVAAQIASGMRYLATLNFVHRDLATRNCLVGENFTIKIADFGMSRNLYAGDYYRVQGRAVLPIRWMAWECILMGKFTTASDVWAFGVTLWEVLMLCRAQPFGQLTDEQVIENAGEFFRDQGRQVYLSRPPACPQGLYELMLQCWSREPEQRPPFAQLHRFLAEDALNTV
- the DDR1 gene encoding epithelial discoidin domain-containing receptor 1 isoform X3, giving the protein MPGGCRCVQIRALRRRQVERCCPHPRRPEASGAMGPGALSSLLVLLLLVATGDADMKGHFDPAKCRYALGMQDRTIPDSDISVSSSWSDSTAARHSRLESSDGDGAWCPAGPVFPKEEEYLQVDLRRLHLVALVGTQGRHAGGLGKEFSRSYRLRYSRDGHRWMDWKDRWGQEIISGNEDPDGVVLKDLGPPMVARLVRFYPRADRVMSVCLRVELYGCLWRDGLLSYTAPVGQTMYLSEAVHLNDSTYDGYTVSGLQYGGLGQLADGVVGLDDFRQSQELRVWPGYDYVGWSNQSFPSGYVEMEFEFDRLRAFQAMQVHCNNMHTLGARLPGGVECRFRRGPAVAWEGEPVRHALGGSLGDPRARAVSVPLGGRVGRFLQCRFLFGGPWLLFSEISFISDVVNDSSQALGGTFPPAPWWPPGPPPTNFSSLELEPRGQQPVAKAEGSPTAILIGCLVAIILLLLLIIALMLWRLHWRRLLGKAERRVLEEELTVHLSVPGDTILINNRPGPREPPPYQEPRPRGNPPHSAPCVPNGSACTGHYMEPEKPGAPLLPPPPQNSVPHYAEADIVTLQGVTGGNTYAVPALPPGAAADGPPRVDFPRSRLRFKEKLGEGQFGEVHLCEVESPQDLVSLDFPLHVRKGQPLLVAVKILRPDATKNARNDFLKEVKIMSRLKDPNIIRLLGVCVQDDPLCMITDYMENGDLNQFLSAHQLEDKAAEGAPADGEAAQGPTISYPMLLHVAAQIASGMRYLATLNFVHRDLATRNCLVGENFTIKIADFGMSRNLYAGDYYRVQGRAVLPIRWMAWECILMGKFTTASDVWAFGVTLWEVLMLCRAQPFGQLTDEQVIENAGEFFRDQGRQVYLSRPPACPQGLYELMLQCWSREPEQRPPFAQLHRFLAEDALNTV
- the DDR1 gene encoding epithelial discoidin domain-containing receptor 1 isoform X2, which encodes MGPGALSSLLVLLLLVATGDADMKGHFDPAKCRYALGMQDRTIPDSDISVSSSWSDSTAARHSRLESSDGDGAWCPAGPVFPKEEEYLQVDLRRLHLVALVGTQGRHAGGLGKEFSRSYRLRYSRDGHRWMDWKDRWGQEIISGNEDPDGVVLKDLGPPMVARLVRFYPRADRVMSVCLRVELYGCLWRDGLLSYTAPVGQTMYLSEAVHLNDSTYDGYTVSGLQYGGLGQLADGVVGLDDFRQSQELRVWPGYDYVGWSNQSFPSGYVEMEFEFDRLRAFQAMQVHCNNMHTLGARLPGGVECRFRRGPAVAWEGEPVRHALGGSLGDPRARAVSVPLGGRVGRFLQCRFLFGGPWLLFSEISFISDVVNDSSQALGGTFPPAPWWPPGPPPTNFSSLELEPRGQQPVAKAEGSPTAILIGCLVAIILLLLLIIALMLWRLHWRRLLGKAERRVLEEELTVHLSVPGDTILINNRPGPREPPPYQEPRPRGNPPHSAPCVPNGSALLLSNPAYRLLLATYARPPRGPGPPTPAWAKPTNTQACTGHYMEPEKPGAPLLPPPPQNSVPHYAEADIVTLQGVTGGNTYAVPALPPGAAADGPPRVDFPRSRLRFKEKLGEGQFGEVHLCEVESPQDLVSLDFPLHVRKGQPLLVAVKILRPDATKNARNDFLKEVKIMSRLKDPNIIRLLGVCVQDDPLCMITDYMENGDLNQFLSAHQLEDKAAEGAPADGEAAQGPTISYPMLLHVAAQIASGMRYLATLNFVHRDLATRNCLVGENFTIKIADFGMSRNLYAGDYYRVQGRAVLPIRWMAWECILMGKFTTASDVWAFGVTLWEVLMLCRAQPFGQLTDEQVIENAGEFFRDQGRQVYLSRPPACPQGLYELMLQCWSREPEQRPPFAQLHRFLAEDALNTV